TGCTGGGTGATCTCCTGCTGGATTTCGGCGGTGAGCGCCTCCACCAGCTCGCGCGTGCCCAGCTTCTCCGTGTACCCGCCCAGCCCGAAGTCGTGCATGAAGAAGCCGTAGCCCTTCTTCGTGTTGAGCACGGCCTCGATGTTGCGCATCACGTGCTCCAGGCTGTCGCGCACGTTGGAGCGCTGGGAGCGTCCCGCGAACTTGTCCAGGAACGGTGCGCGCGCCATGGCGTCTAGCTCCTCCGCCAGAACAGCGACGTCTGGGCGCCCCGGAGCGCGGGCGTCACGTAGAAGGCCAGGCCGTCCTCGCGCAGCGCGTGCTGCCACTCCTCGCCGTTGCTCAGGAGGTACCAGTCAATCTCCGGTCCCAGCGCGTGCGGGAACGAAGGATAAGGCACGTGCTTGAACGGCACGCCCTTCAGGGCCTGGCGGCGCACCAGCGGCAGCCGCGAGGGGCTGGCCAGCTTCACGCCGTCCAGCGGTGTGCGCTCTCCGGGCTGGGTGCGTTGCACCAATAGGTACGCCTCGCTGGCGGAGCGGATCTCCGGCGGCAGCGGCGTGAGCTGGAACTGCCCTTCCTTCGCCTGGAAGGCCTTGTGCGTGGAGCGCGTGGCCTCCGGCTGGAAGCTGCGCTGGAGCAGGCGGATCCACCCGCCCAGGGACTCGTTCAGCCCCTCGTGCTGGTACACCGGCATCTGATCATCCGGGAGCATCTCCAGGTAGCAGCACGCCTCGAAGTACAGCCGGCGGAGCGCGTCGAACAGGTGGTACGGGTGCACGTACACCTGCCGGAACATGTCCCGGCGCAGCGCGATGAGCCGCTGCACCTCGAAGAGCGCCCGGCGCGCGTTGGTGAGCCGGTCCGTGCGCAGGTACGTGTCGGAGATGTTCGTGAGCAGCTGCTGGCGCACCTGGTCCAACAGGTCGTCCAGCGTGGTGAGCAGCTTCTCCAGGAAGGGGTTGGGCCCCACGAGCAGCAGCGCGGGCACCCAGTCCGGGGACGTGTGCCACGCGCCGTCCTCGTCCTGGGACACGGCGGCCAGCCCCAGGGACGCGACGGTGCCGTCCAGCACCGGCTCCGTGGACAGCTGCAGCTTGTGCAGCACGCGCTGGAGCACCGGCGGATCATCCGCGTACAGGCGGATGCCCTCCGCGCTGACGGTTTCCTTCAGGACGTGCAGGTAGACGATGAACTCCGTCTTGCCCACGGCCTCCAGGGACAGGGGCGCGATGACGGCGTTGCCCGGGACGTCCAGCAGGTCCCCGGTCTTGGTGACGACGGTGAGCGCGGAGATGGACAGGCTGCCGCTCTGCAGGAGCGACTCGTTCCAGGCCATGTTCGCGACGCCGTAGGACGGCAGGCCGGACAGCGTGGAGTGGAGGCGGATCTCCGCGTCCAGCGCGTCCTCCTGCGCGACGAAATGCTCCGGAAGAAGCGTCTGGCCTACGTGCCAGCGGACCCGTGCGAGCTTGTACCGCTGCATGCGCCGTTCTTTCCTTCCACCCGTCCAACCAGGCCGGGAGCGAGTGCTGCTCCCAGCCCGGTCTAGACGCGAAACGCGGCCAACGCTACTTGGCGGCCGCCTCGGTGATGCCCCACTTCTTCGCGATCTTCTTCGTCGACGAGGTGGCCAGGTTCAGCGACTGCTCGGACGCCTGCGGCTTGATGCCGATCTGGAACGTGAAGTTCTTGGGCGACTGCACTTCACGCGACTCGTTGTCCGCGACGGACATGTTCAGGTCGTCGCCGTTCTTCTCGAGCAGGCCCTTCATCTCCGCGTCGAGGAAGTTGGACTTGAAGTACTTCTTCCCGATGGGGTCGTACTCGTAGATGACGTACTTGAAGTTGACTTCGATGTTGCTGAAGTTGCCCAGCAGCATCTCCGCGATCTTCTGCTTGTTCGCCACCGACACCTGGCCGGAGAAGTACATGGCGTCCGTCACGCCCGTCTCCCACAGGTAGTGGTTGAGCACCGCGACGACCTTGTCCGCGATGGCCGCGTCCGGGTTCTCAGGATCCTTGATGCTCTCCTGATCCGGGGCCAGCGCCTCGCCGCCGATGGTGATGGCGGTGATGTAGCCCACGGGGCTTTGCTTGTCCTTCTTGAAGTTGAAGCCCTGATACACGTCCAGGTTGCGCGAAAACTGGGGCATCTGTCACTCCAGGGTAAGCGGGGCGGGCACTCGCCTGCCCCAAGTTGGGATGCGGCCTAACCGAGCCGCGACTCGAGCATCAGCTCCACGTTGAGGCCTTCGAACTGGATGTGCGGGAGCACGGCCAGCTTGCAGTCGTACCAGCCGATCTCACCGGGGCGCGGGAACACCGTCACGCTGCTCGCCTTGAACGGGAAGCGGCGCACGGTGAGGTCGTCCGGGTTGGCCACGGTCGTGACGTAGTTGGACAGCCACGAGTCCAGCTGGCGCTGGATGTAGGGCGCGTCCGCCGTGTTGCCGATGTTGTCGCGCATGATGCACTTCACGTAGTGCGCCAGCCGCGTGACGGAGAACGTGTAGGCCAGGTTCGTGACGAGCTGCGAGTTCTCCGAGTCCTTGGGGTCCTTGAACGTCTTGGCGACCTTGGCGGACTGGGTGCTGAAGAACGTCGCGTCGCTGGAACCCTTGCGGTACACGAGCGGGATGAAGCCGCTCCGCGCGAACTCGTACTCGCGGTAGTCCGGGATGGCGATCTCCACCGGGGCCTTGATCTCTTCCTGGCCGCGCAGGGAGAAGGTGTCCACGGGCAGGCCGGTGATGAGGCCGCCGCCCTTGGGGCCGCGGATGGACTGGCACCAGCCGGAGATCTCGAACGCCTTCACCATGTTGCGCGCGAGCAGGATGGCGGAGTTGCCCCAGAGGTACTTGTCGGAGTCGCCGCGCGCCGTCTCGGTGAAGTTGAGGACGTCGCAGGGGTTCTTGTCCGGGTGCCAGGGCAGGCGCAGCACGTAGCGCGGGAAGGTCAGGCCCACGTACGCGGCCTCCTCCGTGTCGCGGAACGCGTTCCAGCGGCCGAACCGCGGGTGGGCCAGCACGCCCTCCAGGTTCTTGATGGCCTCCATCTCCTCGATGGTCTCGCAGCCAAAGAACTTGTGGTTCACGGCGGAGATGAACGGCGCGTGCGCGGCGTTGGACACCTTGGCCATGCGCTGCAGCCAGGTCAGGTCCGCGGGCGTGGAGGAGAAGTCGTACAGGCCCACGATGGCGCCGAAGGGGCGGCCGCCGTACTGGTCGTACTCCTGGATGTAGACCTTGTCGAACAGCGCTCCGGCGAAGATGTTGCTGGAGTTGTTCTCGAAGTCCTCCGCCAGCTCATCCTTGGCGACGTCCAGGATGTCGATGGCGATGTTGGCCTTGAAGTTGGTGTGGCTGACCAGGTCGTCCAGGCCGCGCCACGTGGACTCCAGCTTCTGGAAGGTCTCGTTGTGGAGGATCTCGTTCATCTGCGCGTCGATCATGCGATCGATGCGGCTGATGACGTCCAGCACCTGGCCCTTGTCGAAGCGGGCGGTGTTGTCCGGGCCCTCGACGGGGGCGACGTTCTGGAGGAGCGCGGCGACGCTGGAGAGGAAGCGGCTCTCCAGGGTGACCTGCTGCTCGTCCACGGCGGGCGCGAAGTTGGTGGTGATCATCGGCGCCGATTCCTGGGGCGGATCGAGCCGGACGCTGCTGAACAGGCGCTTCAGATAGGTGGTCTCAGCCATGGCGGAGTCCTTTTAAGTTCGGAAAGGGAGGAAGGAAGGCGGATCAGGACGCGGCGGGCGGCTTGGCCCCGGCGGCGACGGTGGCGGCGACGGCGGCCGTGGCGGCGGCGGCACCCGTGGCGGGCTTGGCGGCGGCGGCGCCGGCGGCGGGCGCGTCCGTCTTCGCCGTCTCTCCGGAGGGCAGACGCATGGTCTCGTAGCCCTTCAGCTCGTTGAGCAGCTCCTTGAGCTGCTCCGGCTTGGAGAACAGCTCGTAGAGCTCGCGGCGCAGGTCCTTGCGGTTGTCGATGTTGGACTGCATCTCCACGAGGAGCGTCTTCAGGAGCAGCAGCGCCTTGAGCTTCGGCACGTGCTTGACGATCTCATCCGGGTGGAAGGACTTCATCCGGTCGATGGGGAGCGTGACGTTCAGCTCCTCCTCCACGTCCGGGTTGATGCGGTTGGCGACCTGGAAGTTGGCGGACATCTTCATGTCCTTCATCAACTCGTCCAGGTTGCGGCCGTCCACGGAGCGCAGCTTGCGCGTCTCCAGGTCCGTCTTGCGATCCTCGGAGGTGCCCAGCGAATAGTCGCCCATCACCAGCAGGCGCAGCGGCAGGTTCACCGTCTCCTGCTCGCCGTTGATGGTGGTGCGGTACGTGAGGGTGATGCGGGATTTGGGCAACTGGTCCTGAATGGCCACGGTGACTCCCTGACGATCGCAGTGCGTTTTCTTCCCCCCGTACTGCTGGAGCCGCCCCGGGAGTACGCCCTGCCGAGTGAACATTTACAGCGTAGGCGCGATCAGGAATTCCCGTCAACCAGCCGACATGACAGGTTTAGCGGGGTTCGGATGATCGCAATTGTGCGGTGTCCCCCGTGAACAGGAGGACCTCCTGGGTCTGTTCCGGGCCTCCTACCAGGGGCTCGTAACCCAGATGACTGCCGTCCTGGAGCTTCGCGTAGCTGCTCTGATCGCGCAGGCACAGGACGACGGTGAGGGCGAGCGGCGTCTCCGCGAGGCTCGGGAGGATGCGGGTGTTGAGGCGCCGGCGGGCCTCCACGGCCCAGGGGATGCCGGTGCCGGAGTGCGGCTCGTTGAGGAACAGCCGCACCTCCACCCCGCCGGTGGGGACGGTGGCGAAGCCGCCCACCGCGCTGCCGTCTCCGAGCGCGGCGGCGCCCAGGCGGATGCCCTTGGCCTCGATGCGCTGGCGGCGCGTCTCGCGGCGCACCAGCACCTCCGCCTCGGGGAACACCTTCGCGAAGAGCCAGTGCAGGCTGCTGGGACACGCGAGCCGCAACAG
The sequence above is drawn from the Corallococcus macrosporus genome and encodes:
- the tssB gene encoding type VI secretion system contractile sheath small subunit — protein: MAIQDQLPKSRITLTYRTTINGEQETVNLPLRLLVMGDYSLGTSEDRKTDLETRKLRSVDGRNLDELMKDMKMSANFQVANRINPDVEEELNVTLPIDRMKSFHPDEIVKHVPKLKALLLLKTLLVEMQSNIDNRKDLRRELYELFSKPEQLKELLNELKGYETMRLPSGETAKTDAPAAGAAAAKPATGAAAATAAVAATVAAGAKPPAAS
- a CDS encoding GPW/gp25 family protein, with the protein product MARAPFLDKFAGRSQRSNVRDSLEHVMRNIEAVLNTKKGYGFFMHDFGLGGYTEKLGTRELVEALTAEIQQEITQHEPRLSEPEVKLRGRDSALWLYFDCKGTFDGTPCHLRLMFHSTTGRVRVQAEDT
- the tssK gene encoding type VI secretion system baseplate subunit TssK, yielding MQRYKLARVRWHVGQTLLPEHFVAQEDALDAEIRLHSTLSGLPSYGVANMAWNESLLQSGSLSISALTVVTKTGDLLDVPGNAVIAPLSLEAVGKTEFIVYLHVLKETVSAEGIRLYADDPPVLQRVLHKLQLSTEPVLDGTVASLGLAAVSQDEDGAWHTSPDWVPALLLVGPNPFLEKLLTTLDDLLDQVRQQLLTNISDTYLRTDRLTNARRALFEVQRLIALRRDMFRQVYVHPYHLFDALRRLYFEACCYLEMLPDDQMPVYQHEGLNESLGGWIRLLQRSFQPEATRSTHKAFQAKEGQFQLTPLPPEIRSASEAYLLVQRTQPGERTPLDGVKLASPSRLPLVRRQALKGVPFKHVPYPSFPHALGPEIDWYLLSNGEEWQHALREDGLAFYVTPALRGAQTSLFWRRS
- the tssC gene encoding type VI secretion system contractile sheath large subunit, producing the protein MAETTYLKRLFSSVRLDPPQESAPMITTNFAPAVDEQQVTLESRFLSSVAALLQNVAPVEGPDNTARFDKGQVLDVISRIDRMIDAQMNEILHNETFQKLESTWRGLDDLVSHTNFKANIAIDILDVAKDELAEDFENNSSNIFAGALFDKVYIQEYDQYGGRPFGAIVGLYDFSSTPADLTWLQRMAKVSNAAHAPFISAVNHKFFGCETIEEMEAIKNLEGVLAHPRFGRWNAFRDTEEAAYVGLTFPRYVLRLPWHPDKNPCDVLNFTETARGDSDKYLWGNSAILLARNMVKAFEISGWCQSIRGPKGGGLITGLPVDTFSLRGQEEIKAPVEIAIPDYREYEFARSGFIPLVYRKGSSDATFFSTQSAKVAKTFKDPKDSENSQLVTNLAYTFSVTRLAHYVKCIMRDNIGNTADAPYIQRQLDSWLSNYVTTVANPDDLTVRRFPFKASSVTVFPRPGEIGWYDCKLAVLPHIQFEGLNVELMLESRLG